The following are encoded together in the Candidatus Eisenbacteria bacterium genome:
- a CDS encoding glycosyltransferase family 1 protein — translation GQPRKISVEIASREVFAQIWRAQVGRVPLLLLDTDLPENNPEDRSITDELYGGDLRHRIRQEILLGVGGVRAIQVMGYKPTVYHLNEGHSAFLAIERVRQGMEREKLTLAEAIESVRGGSVFTTHTSVPAGHDVFPAELMREHFGPLCSRLSVPLDALLRLGRVRPEEAGEPFCMTVLALRTCSQVNGVSRLHGSVTRKIWAELYPKVPREEIPIAHVTNGIHIPSWYSRDIARLYSRYLGPRWQEDPVDQLVWQRVERIPDAELWRARERLREQLVSFSRQRLQEQLRRRGMPLAVVRSADEVLDPDALTIGFSRRFAVYKRAGLLLRDPDRLARILNNPDGPVQIVFAGKAHPADHPGKHMMREIVHMASEMRFRRRIVFIEDYDIEVARRLVQGADVWLNTPRRPLEASGTSGMKAVVSGGLHLSVLDGWWAEAHTPESGWAIGDGEEYEDPEVQDQVESEALYDLLEQEVVPLFYHRGADGLPRGWIERIKASMIAHCPVFNTNRMVEQYTRCFYLSAHIRSLFVDNQVLSGARALAKWRQRMEEAWPVVSIEQVNTVEGEKPVGDRMPVRAIVRLGGLNPEEVVVEVVHGDVDGGGNLQTTESVALEPDERRDGVVVFQGAVPCNHTGLRGLAVRVRPAPRLNVENPFEANLLTWWEGEGQQKR, via the coding sequence GGGCAGCCGCGAAAGATCTCCGTCGAGATCGCCAGCCGCGAGGTCTTCGCCCAGATCTGGCGGGCGCAGGTCGGCCGGGTCCCTCTTCTCCTTCTCGACACCGATCTTCCCGAGAACAACCCGGAGGATCGATCGATCACCGATGAGCTCTATGGCGGGGATCTCAGGCACAGGATCCGGCAGGAGATCCTCCTCGGAGTCGGAGGCGTGCGCGCCATCCAGGTGATGGGGTACAAGCCCACCGTCTATCATCTCAACGAGGGACACTCGGCCTTCTTGGCTATCGAGCGCGTGCGGCAGGGGATGGAGCGGGAGAAGCTCACACTCGCCGAGGCGATCGAGTCGGTTCGCGGAGGATCGGTCTTCACGACTCATACATCGGTTCCGGCCGGGCACGACGTCTTCCCGGCGGAGCTGATGAGGGAGCACTTCGGCCCCCTCTGCAGCCGACTTTCGGTGCCGCTCGACGCGCTGCTCCGGCTCGGGCGCGTTCGCCCGGAGGAGGCGGGAGAGCCCTTCTGCATGACGGTGCTGGCCCTGCGCACCTGTTCGCAAGTGAACGGGGTGAGCAGGCTCCATGGATCGGTCACCCGGAAGATCTGGGCCGAGCTCTATCCCAAGGTGCCGCGGGAGGAGATCCCGATCGCGCACGTGACGAACGGCATCCACATCCCTTCCTGGTACTCGCGCGACATCGCGCGCCTCTACTCCCGCTACCTCGGGCCCAGGTGGCAGGAGGATCCGGTCGACCAGCTCGTCTGGCAGAGGGTCGAGCGGATCCCCGACGCGGAGCTGTGGCGCGCGCGCGAGCGGCTGCGCGAGCAGCTGGTCTCGTTCTCGAGACAGCGCCTCCAGGAGCAGCTGCGGCGACGGGGGATGCCCCTCGCCGTCGTTCGCTCGGCCGATGAGGTTCTCGATCCGGACGCCCTCACGATCGGCTTCTCCCGCCGCTTCGCCGTCTACAAGCGCGCGGGGCTGCTGCTGCGCGACCCGGATCGGCTGGCGCGGATCCTCAACAATCCCGACGGCCCCGTGCAGATCGTCTTCGCCGGCAAGGCGCATCCGGCCGACCATCCTGGGAAGCACATGATGCGCGAGATCGTCCATATGGCATCCGAGATGCGCTTTCGCCGCCGGATTGTCTTCATCGAGGACTACGACATCGAGGTGGCGCGCCGGCTGGTGCAGGGCGCCGATGTCTGGCTCAACACGCCGAGGCGGCCTCTGGAAGCGAGCGGCACGAGCGGCATGAAGGCGGTCGTCAGCGGAGGACTCCATCTGAGCGTTCTCGACGGCTGGTGGGCCGAGGCCCACACGCCAGAGAGCGGCTGGGCGATCGGGGATGGAGAGGAGTACGAGGACCCCGAGGTCCAGGATCAAGTCGAGAGCGAGGCCCTCTACGATCTCCTGGAGCAGGAGGTCGTTCCCCTCTTCTACCACCGGGGCGCCGACGGCCTTCCTCGCGGGTGGATCGAGCGGATCAAAGCTTCGATGATCGCCCACTGTCCTGTCTTCAACACCAACAGGATGGTGGAGCAGTACACTCGGTGTTTCTACCTTTCCGCGCATATCCGCTCGCTTTTCGTGGACAACCAGGTGCTCTCCGGAGCGCGGGCGCTCGCGAAGTGGCGCCAGAGGATGGAAGAGGCCTGGCCGGTCGTCTCGATCGAGCAGGTGAACACCGTCGAAGGGGAGAAGCCGGTCGGCGATCGGATGCCGGTGCGGGCGATCGTCCGTCTCGGAGGCCTGAACCCCGAGGAAGTCGTTGTAGAAGTCGTCCACGGCGATGTCGACGGCGGCGGGAATCTCCAGACGACGGAGAGCGTCGCGCTCGAGCCCGATGAGAGGCGCGACGGTGTGGTCGTCTTCCAGGGCGCGGTCCCGTGCAACCACACCGGGCTTCGAGGGCTCGCGGTCCGCGTCCGTCCTGCGCCGAGGCTGAATGTCGAGAACCCCTTCGAGGCGAATCTCCTCACCTGGTGGGAGGGCGAGGGGCAGCAGAAGCGCTAG